TCTGGAGGCTCAGGGGAACTAGCTCAGCTTACTGCTAATCCACCGCCTTACCCACCATTACTACCATCTTTACAACAGTCGATACATATTAAACTTCTCTCCATAGCTCAGACATTAGCTCACCTATCGGCTCAGTCACCTGCTCAGTTACCGCCTCAGTTGTTTGctcagccacctgtctctgctggagggtccgaggaaccgcttcagccgtctcttcctgctggagggtccgaggggcccgttcagcctcctgactccgctggagggtccgaggggcccgttcagcttcctgtctccgctggagggtccgaggggcccgttcagccacctgtctccgctggagggtccgaggaactgcttcagccgtctcttcctgctggaAGATCCAAGGGGCCAGTTCAGCCTCCtttctctgctggagggtccgaggggcccgttcagcttcctgtctccgctggagggtccgaggggcccgttcagccacctgtctccgctggagggtccgaggaactgcttcagccgtctcttcctgctggaAGATCCAAGGGgccagttcagcctcctgtctctgctggaggatccgaggggcccgttcagccacctgtctccgctggagggtccgaggaaccgcttcagctgtctcttcctgctggagggtccgaggaaccgcttcagctgtttcttcctgctggagggtccgaggggcccgttcagccatccgtctccgctggagggtccgaggggcccgttcagccatccgtctccgctggagggtccgaggggcccgttcagccacccgtctccgctggagggtccgagaggcccgttcagccacttgcctcgtcagctgggggtttgGGAGGACCCAGTCAGCACGTCCCAGTGTCTGCTGATGGTTCTGGCGAGGCCGTTCAGCCACCACCGGCCTCCgagtctgcagctccgcctggtccggcctccgagtgtTCAGCTTCGTCTGCGCCTGGGGTCCccatgccgtctggtcctgctcgtcctgcacgtcctgtccggcctgctcgtcctgcacgtcGTTGCCGTCATGGCCGGCTCCTTGACCTACGCCGCCGTCAtggacggccccctgaactaCGCCGCCGTCAtggacggccccctgaactaCGTCGCCACCAGTGCCAcccgcccggccggcctcctgatctGCTCCGTCGCCACCAgtgcctcccgcccggccggcctcctgatctGCTCCGTCGCCGCCGGTGCCTCCCGTCtggccggcctcctgacctgTTTTCTGGGCTCTTGGACCATCAGCCTCCGGGCCGCCCCCCTGACCTGCCCGGGTTTGGACTGTTGTGCCGTCAGCCTCcaggccggccccctgaactttttcgAGACTGTTGCCTGGGCCTCTGCGCCTTTCATgggctcttttgtttgtttgcttttggactaTGCCTGGGCctttgtgctgttgttttggacattgttcctgtgttttgttctgttgctttccgagctccattgtttgttcttttttttgtttctggctccttgtttggttttgtttcgaGCCCTCCATCCTGTTTCCACTGCCGCCCACCCTGGTTgggttgtttatgttttttttgttttggtgttttggtttgggctgtctggaagcCAGCCCTTAAGGGTGGGGTACTGTCAGGATGCCTGggttgttgacccagggtttttgagtttattatattatttatactttctagtctttggtttctttgagttctgtcttatggtttatgtctctgtcttctatagttgctctgtctcccctatcacctgtatccccttgtctagttcgcgtctctgtgtatccttagttcctatatccccgtgttcagtcagtgtttgtgtctgccctggtcccacgtctctgttccctctgtagtgcctgcatgtgagtctgtgttatgtgtttcctgttttactttgacggtctctgtcttatctcagtgtgttcagtttacgcttcctttggtctcgtcagttctgatttgccccagctgtgtttccctcctgttattcattccctgattgctccctctttgtatttaagccctgtgtttctctgtgtccgtgtcgcgatctaccgtttattttgctgtgtgttttgcccatccaccggtgttagtttattttgagttttttttctagttatgtgatgtttgtgttcagcattaaagctgttttggtttaagttctgtctccggagtctgcaccttgggtcctatccctgtccgcacacagccgtcacctaacagaatcgagttttaatgagtcactcaccaaagtgaatcggattTTTtggagtcatttgattcactgagtcagtcgaccagagagtgcaaaaaatgtgaagatgaatgattctaaaagaaaacgactattttatagagcaaaaaagagcaaaaacatttctaaaattaagcaatttcctatcaaaattgcttaataaacatttatttatttttattttattttaatatatttttattttttattttattagtattttccttaaatgtgttaaatatatattttctcatctaaatgttcactgagctgtgagccagggggaggtaatgcgccttaacattggttgccaaccaagaggaagaagaagctgtgagccaggagggaggaggtgagtgagtcctgagtgattcgcttacgattcagcacaggagggagggggttaatGAGTGAGTGAATCGTTCGCtctatggctacgttcacactgcaggcgaaagcgcatcaaatccgatttttttgaccctatgcgacccatatccgatcatgctatgacagtgtgaacggcgcaaatccgatattttcaaatccgatctgggtcactttcgtatgtggtactgaatccgatacatatccgatgttttagaaagcgactgctgtttgaacggtcaagtcgcattaaatccgccttttacgtcaccgacacaagactgaagccaattatcagcgccagagaagcgcccgagaagacatcgcgaacgcttcctggccatccagtgtggatgtcagtgaaactgttgggaagacaacgtaaacattttatttgtactgtataatctgcagattctgacagaaatctacagctatcctttgaagcaccgctcctctcttaaacggcaataaggatcattattaggttatttacattattatgtaaataacaaaataacttaaagcaaaaattgggaaacgtgaagaccgaagtctttatattaagggccatcagtcaaacaatactgttgctctgggtctaaacagagcgcgttgtgtgtgacatcttcttttgcgcatgcgggccgctttgagcgttcacactagagcacgtttgctgttgcattttatttgtagtgtgaacgagcagacaaaaaaatcggatttgatcaaaaaatcggaattgagcattaagacctgcagtgtgaacgtagcctaagattcagcacaggagggagggggtgagcgagtcctgagtgattcgcttacgcTTACAATTCAGCACAAgctcttgatgtgagcttctactcagggttttttcttccagttcagagcagaaatttttttgttatgatactggatgttgtgtttttctccacaactTTAATTATAACCTAGATAcattgctgctaacagcaacagggatgagtcagtgagtcagttgggcttgtgaatcatgattcattagtcagtaaagtgattctcgagtattgaacgattcgttcatgattcgcgcatcactaatgtagaggtaggaattgcaattaatatgaatctcaaagtattcacaacattcctgaacagaaataggCTACTGCACCTGGGGTGAGGgtgtggccatgaaaacaatgtgacatgccattggatgttgggacacataataacatgacactaagcatcggccaatgaatgtgaactagCAACCACAAGGCCGCGGGTATCGGTGTACTGTAGGAATatcctaatataaaagtattttactgtgcattttacagttttgttctgttcttgtagaatatcattaaagttacgtaaatagactgtgatttcgcatttcaaatgtaaattaacgttaaatcactgtaatgtaataaaacatgattttcatgattattaaatgtatctgtctgtacatatgtatatttagattgttaaaatacattcacaaatgtatcatgatttcacaaatatctgtccgttatttgaaagattgaatcgttgaattcaaatgtaatgctatggaaaagtatataacatgattcctataagcttgtgttacgtcacataagtattattatcattgctatTTAGGgcaattgtggctcaagagttggcagtttgcctTGTggtcagaaggttgccggtttgagccccagctcggacactctcggtattgtgtcaagactcttcacctaccgcctactggtgatggccagaggggccgatggtgcaatatggcagcctcgcccctgtcagtctgtcccagggtatcatatccattattatttaaaccaactgttaactgtatatttctgtacatttacgtattatgattcatattgccacattcattgaccttgtttataggtcaTTTCTtcagaaagttattttctgttattttctggtaGTATTTTGGTGCACCAGCTGCCGAaatattgctgtttttttaagatttgtttttttttttctagttatagataatttcattgtttaatcacgtcaaaatgttcctaatttaatgtctaaaagcacttggaaaGGCAAGATCCCTATGTaaaattagcgcaacaaactgtattgtcattactggaaataagcatatttttatgaggaagttattttctgttattttacggtagtattttgtcgccccagctgccggaatattaccgatttttttaagatgttttttttaacagtgcacATAAAGGCAGACAGTGACTAATACGTGCATCTATTTTGAAGATTTAGAGAGTCATACATGCTGAATCTTAGTTGTAGATCCTGTAATGGTAAAGTTTCAGGAACTGAAAGTGTCCACTTTGAGTCAGACCGCAAtaataattagattttttttttaaattctgtggTTTGTGTTATGCATGCAACATCTTACAGTAAATCATTTATTGTGCTCTTTTAACAGTCTCCAAGTTTCCAATGATGATTTATGATAACGTATAAGGTTTCGTTGCTAAGCAAGTACATGTTTAGAAGTTGCTACTTTTCATTACATATTAATATGTCAATGTAAATACCTACCTTTTAGGGTACGTAACAGAGATTAGAAGGGcttaattttttacttttttattcagAACTGATAAAAATAGTTTAACATAAAAAAGGTGATAGAATTTAAAAAGTGTCTCTTGTTATTTAGCTTCTAAGAGTGTATCACTTTTATCTAAGTTCACCCTTGCAAAAATCAGATTAATTTGTTACAATATGCTAAAAGCGTCGTTTCCATTGGCTACaggttttaacattttaacGTTAAAGTAAATGTATAACATCTGCCAGCAGTATTTAGTACTTATATTACATAGATACGCAGTTCTGTAGTTGTATTACGATATTAAGATTTTGTTGATTAATTGTTTTGGTCAtgttttagtaaaaaaaaaaatacaaaaatctataataattaaaaaaattaataaagtaGGAAATAATCCTGTTAGGAAGGAATGaaaacatttggaaatgagagCTGATAAATTAACAATACATGAAGGAAGTGGGAGGGGTCCTACAGAAGTCCAGCTAGATGCTTTTAGTTGTGTCATCCAATTGCTTTTAAGTCTGTGACGCAACCCatcagtgacaggaaacaggccagcaggctgtgtgtttgttgtcagTGAGTTTATTAGAGAAAACAGaagagcactgtgtgtgtgtgtgtgtgcatctttgTTGGTCCAGTCTCAGTTTTTCCAGCTAAACATGCTGCAGATACTTCTATTGCTACTGCTGTCATCCACGGTAAGTTACACTTCAAAGCTAATGATTTAATATAGTATTTTAGGAGAAAAAGTTATTTGAGTAGCCCGTGAACAGTTCCTCAGGATTTAACCTGCTGTACCCACAATCAGGCTGACAGCCGGAGTCAGCGAGTGTCGGGCTACAAGAAGgcaaatgcatgtgtgtgccagCTAAACTCCACCATGTGGCTGTTCCCTGCTCAGAAGTTTAAGTACGTGTTGGAGGAAGTTCACACCTGTGAAGGATCTCTGAATAACCTACAAGAAGAGGTAAGAACTCATGTAGCATTATTTTACTCACCTCTGCTACTTAAGCATAAGTACCAATTGCAATATTATTGCttcattatttataattttttttattatcacatATACTATATATTGgtatgtaatttttaaatgtatgtgttACTGAAGTTTATATTTTCATATCATTCCTCTGCCACCttcaacagatttatttttgaacAACAAAAAGATTTGTAGGATTCATATTGAAAACTAGAAAACCTAtggcttgtttttgttcttgttaaACTTACATTGTCAGTTGGGATTTAAATACACAGCCGGCGTCCAcggtgttttatttttcagttatatTCCACATTGGCCTTTTGGAATCTCTATTCTATAAGTACCTCCTCGTTTATTATACTCTTATACTGAAATTTGATATGATATGAGAAAGTATGCACAGTAAAATTTGtaaaataatataatgtaaaataatcactTTTCATAACCATTTCAATGTTTGatattaaatactttaaaaaagtttaaaaagcaaaaacactgaaatacccACAGAATTGATTTCCTGTTACCATTAATTTTATGTTATTGTCTGCCAGATAATATTTCAACTTCAGTCTGGGATCAGAATAtcacaggattttttttgtctgcatttcTTGCAGCTGACGTTCTCCAGCCAACGTCTTCcactgatccaggatcagttTTCCAACTTTACGGCTCGGCTGGAACCCTACAACTACCTGCATTTCAGGGGCCTGTATACAGAACTGTCCCTGCGCCAGCTGGGCCAGGAGCTCAGCCAGTTACAGGTGGACATCGATGTGGTCCACAGCCAGCTTAACAACTCCGAGACACAGAAACTCTCCAAAGAGGTAGAGCTAAAATAGCAAATGGCagcaaaatacaacagaaagaaaagatttaATGTTATATTATGTCAGGTCACATGTGACCTGTTGTGATGTAACAGAATTATCAATGGAATAATATTATATCCATTTCTGATAGGCTGATAGACTACATAAACATGTAAACAAGATGCAAACAATAGACACGCTTAACATGAAGACTGTGAAGGAGAAACTGCGCTACCTAAAGAATAATGTGGAGACCTGCAAGTCAATCCCCAAAGACTTcagaggtatgtgtgtgtgtgtgtgtgtgtgtgtgtgtgtgtgtgtgtgtgtgtgtgtgtgtggtgtacaTGTTTagatatctttgtgaggacagaaaattaACATGCTGCTATACTTATGCGGACGAAATGCCCGTTCACACgagtttgaggctcaaaatgtgattttagtgtcagggttacaacagggttagggttaggcattatttttgatggttaggttTAGACTAGGTGGCtggggaaagcattatgtcaattagatgtcctcactaTGATATGAAAAAATTGTGGGTGTGTGGGATTGTCAGTGAGAGACAATTATCAATTAATTTGTAATAATCAATTATTCCTGAACACAATATTTCTCAGTGATTGGGGTATTGgactttctttgtattttgattCTACCTATGCACAAGGAATGGTGAAGAAGACCCAGTACAAAGTCGTGTCACTCAAGAACTACAAGAACTAGCTTATTTTCCCTGATCCTGTCTGAAAATAATATTTGAGCCAAACAGACACTCTCACGGgatcataaataaatgatcCCGATAGGTGACAATGATTGACTGTATCTTATTATCTCCTTCAGAAACCTCCTGATCTTTCTGCCTTTCCAGGTCATGACAGGCACTGCCTCAGAGGTCTGATCACCAACATCAGTGACCCTATCACAGCTAAAGTCAGTCCTCATGGTAAGAGCTATATCTCTGGTTCGTGGGGAAAACAAGCCCAGAAAGAGAGCGAGGGGCAGAAGAACAGTTACTGGGTTCAACCTCTGCTAAGCAGCCACATCTGGGGCAACACTGTGCGCCTTTACCAAACCTATGAAGACTTCATGGCCTCAACAAACCACAGAGAATTTACCTTTGCTTCATCTTACAGTCATCCCAGCACAAATGAAGGTCCGAACGCCGTCCTGTATGGCGAGGCTCTGTATTATCACTGCTACCGCTCTGCAGACATTTGCCGGTATGACCTGGAGACCAACGAGGTCAAACGGGTGACTCTTCCAGGCACCGGTGTGGGTTTCAACAACAAGTTCCCCTATTGTTACTACGATTGCCGGCTCAATAGTGATGTTGATGTAGAGGCAGATGAAACAGGACTGTGGGCTCTCTATGCCACTATAGGTAACCATGGTAACCTCGTGATCAGCCGCTTAGTTTGGGACAGCGAGGTGAAGAGTCTCAACGTGACACAGACGTGGGAAACGAGGTTGTTCAAGAAGGCAGTAAGTAACGCCTTCATGGTGTGCGGTGTTATGTATGCGACTCGTTACGTTAATGAGTACCGGGAGGAGGTGTTCTACGCCTTCGACACAGCCACAGGCAAAGAAGACAACTCACTAGCAATACCACTGGAGAAGGTAGCTAAAGCAGTGGCTAGTCTAAGCTACAATCCCACCAACAAGCAGATCTACATGTACAACGATGGATACTTGCTGGCCTACCAGGTTTACTTCTGATCTAAAGCTTGTTAAACAGTTAGAAAAAAGCAATGATTTAAAGTTCAGTTTGAGGACTATTTTATGCAAGCAATACAAATATCACAAATATGTCATGTATGctgtaaaaaattaaaaaaatctatctatctatctatctatctatctatctatctatctatctatctatctatctatctatctatccatctatccatctatctatctatctaggcCTAGCTTGAGGGTACACGTTAATATTTTAGCTGTTATGGGGCTACAACTCTTGATGCTTCCTCTACCATGGGGGCTGCTTTGGACTTTATCTTCCATATCTGCTTCCATTGCTGCACATGGACGTCCCTCTCCtgtcctggttctgctggaggttccttcctgttaaaaaggagtttttccttaccACTGTCGTCAAATCACTTGCTCATTGGAgtgatatgattgttgggttttctctgtttttttatattattatagggtttttacaatataaaatgccttgaGGGAAGTGTTGTTGTGActtagtgctatataaataaaactgaactgaattcaaATTTAGGGTTTTGGTGTTGCAGAAACtatgtaatgtaaatgagaAAGTAAACACTATTTCAAATTTAGGGTTTTGCATATTAgcaaatattaacaaaaatcATTGGAACcttaaaagaaaattatttaaatacaaactcagataaaaacatgacatatttcatcatgtcacttatttaacaaaatatataatCAATGTGAAAAATTAAGTGCAGTGTACTCTATGATTCAGTAAATTGTAGAGACACGTGTATAATCTTTTTGAGAAACTTTATCAGTCAGTCAGattattattgacacattttgaCTCTCTTTTCTTTACAAAAATTGTTCATTCGATTAAGGTTCTCAGGCATTGATTTGTGCACTTGTATTATGAACCATAAATGTGTAACATTTTATCTGATACTTGAAGGAGAAACGAAAATGTTATCCATTGTAAATTTCAGTCATTGTAAATGCACtgcaaaaaattaaattaaattaaaaaaactttttctactcacattttatgttttttgttaatacagtatgtcaaaatgaaaacataactataaattcagacacgtgaggtcgtgctgaaaacaatgataccaaacaaaaatagtttttaaaggtgaaatgtagaggaaacatcaaaagtagttaaaaatgtccaattataccctggaccccagagggttaaaaaaatgtttaaccctctggggtccaggccCAGTAaggcaatagttacttttcaagtaattaattacttttagaatcttgtaactcagttactaactcagttactttttgaagaagtaactataattaattacttaaagtaacttgcccaacactgcatattaaaaaaaagctagtaaatgttgtgatattttgataccatggtagcattaacaggatattgttttatagtgatattatacaggaaaactgttactcaataaggcccatttactagttgtttttctctttctctgtaacctaagaattaatgtgtaagaatcacaggATGGTACCTCAAGgttgaaaacaccacagagatcacttccttactcccatcctcccttccttATCTCTTAGAAAGGAGcttgttaaaggccaggtggttcgtttcagaattcactaatgaaagaactctgtattctatgtctaggagtgtattttgctgggataatcataaattgtagctgaactgataaactacacaaaggatacttctttgctcacaaggcaggaagacgttcccttatttggtctgtaccggtttgaactgagaatctgttgacacacgaacctttttcctctatatatACTGTTGTAAGATGAATAAACCT
This Astatotilapia calliptera chromosome 7, fAstCal1.2, whole genome shotgun sequence DNA region includes the following protein-coding sequences:
- the LOC113027340 gene encoding olfactomedin-like, producing MLQILLLLLLSSTADSRSQRVSGYKKANACVCQLNSTMWLFPAQKFKYVLEEVHTCEGSLNNLQEELTFSSQRLPLIQDQFSNFTARLEPYNYLHFRGLYTELSLRQLGQELSQLQVDIDVVHSQLNNSETQKLSKEADRLHKHVNKMQTIDTLNMKTVKEKLRYLKNNVETCKSIPKDFRGHDRHCLRGLITNISDPITAKVSPHGKSYISGSWGKQAQKESEGQKNSYWVQPLLSSHIWGNTVRLYQTYEDFMASTNHREFTFASSYSHPSTNEGPNAVLYGEALYYHCYRSADICRYDLETNEVKRVTLPGTGVGFNNKFPYCYYDCRLNSDVDVEADETGLWALYATIGNHGNLVISRLVWDSEVKSLNVTQTWETRLFKKAVSNAFMVCGVMYATRYVNEYREEVFYAFDTATGKEDNSLAIPLEKVAKAVASLSYNPTNKQIYMYNDGYLLAYQVYF